The genome window TTACTGCGAAAAATCGTAAGGGATGGGTTGAATGTACTGCGCTCGAACCTTCTCGCCTCCCTTACGCGGGGCTTCAAACTTCCAGCGCACAAGTGCCTGGCGAACGGGTTGCACCACCTCCTGATGTGTGGCTTCCACAACCTCCATCACGCTGACATCGCCATTTTCGTCGATCATGATGCGCACGCGGATCACACCCTTTGGACCCGTCGCGATGAATGCAGGCGGAAACTGTGGCGGAATCTGCCGAATCGCCCGTGGCCGTGAGTCGAGATCGGAAATCGAGAAGATCATCAATTCACCCGCGACGTCCGGTTGAACAGCAAAGGAATCGAGCTGGAAATTACCCATAGCCCCACCAGTTCCCGGATTCAGAGCCGCTTCGAGCTGACTGAGATCCAGTTGCTGTGGCGGTTGTTCCAACTCCGGCTGCTCCTGTTCAACTTCTTCTTCGGGTGGTGGCGGAGGTTCGGGTGGTGGTGGTGGCGGCGGCGGGAGCGCAAGGTCCACACTGCGCACGACATATTGATCCCGCGGATCCCCACTGATCCACTGAGTAATCGGGAGGATAGCGAAGATTGCGAATCCCGTCAAAAAGGTCGCAAACACCAACCGGATGTAAAACCGGTTCTGTCGCTTGGGTTCAAACCCGCTGAATCGTCGATTGCTTGCCATTCCCGCAGGTTACTTCTGGGTCGAAATGTTCACACTGACTGCACCGGCGAGCTTGGCTTCGTCGATGACACGGACCAGCAAGCGTGTCGGAACGGACTCATCCGCCTGAATGATCACCGGGATGTTGGCATCCTCCTGCACCAAGCGACGTACAACTGCGCGCACTCCATTCGGACCAATTTCACGCCCTCCATAAACCACGTTTCCGCTTGCGGAAATCGCAATCAGGATGCTGGTCTTTTCAAGCTGAATCGCGCTGGCAGCCTGAGGCTTGGTCACCTCAATGCCCGTCTCTTCGACAAACACAGTGGTCACAATAAAAAAGATCAACAGGATGAACACCATGTCAATCAGCGGCGAGATGTTGATATCATCCGATCCGCCACTGTTTCCTGAAAAAACTCTTCTCCTTCTCATAAAATCAAACGTTTTTGGGACTCCGTTTTTCGTAGACCTGAACGGTCAGCGTCTCCGCCGCAATCAGACAGGCTTCCATTTCATTGCGTCGTTTCATGACCAGAAACGCGATGATATAGGCCGGAATCGCGATGATCAACCCGGTCTGTGTTGTAATCAGTGCTTCGGAAATTCCTCCAGCAATGAGGTCAACCGTCTCCGTCCCACTGCCCGTGGAGAGCCCCTGAAAGGTCGAAAGCATGCCTGTCACGGTTCCAAGCAATCCCATCAAAGGAGCCACCCCGATGAGGATGAACAGGAATTTGCGTTGCCGGTCGATGCGCGAAAGATAGCTGTTGTGGATTTCCTCAAAGCGCGCCCGCACATCCTGCACCGTGTTCACGGTTTCATCCTGACTGTATTCGATGATATCCCGCAGCGCCCCTTCGGCCTGAAGTGGGTTTCGAACCCATTCCGCCAGGCGACTCTTGGGAATCTTGTAAAAGCGGTTGGCTGAAAAATAAAAGAAGGCATCGAAGGCCGTCCAATAGATGAACAGCGCAATCATCACCAGCGGTATCATCAACCACCCACCGGAGATCCACAAATGCAGCGTCTCTCCCACAATGCCTGTAGCGCTCGTATCCATATGACCTGATTCGGTAACGGCAGTGCTCTGGGAGGGTCAGTTCTTGCGATTCAATCCGTTGACAAATGCAACCGCAATGCGCTCCATGTTGGCGAGCACACCCTGGGCACGCCGGTGCAGCAAAGAGTGCAAGATCAAGGAGGGAATCGCTACG of Puniceicoccaceae bacterium contains these proteins:
- a CDS encoding TonB family protein, coding for MASNRRFSGFEPKRQNRFYIRLVFATFLTGFAIFAILPITQWISGDPRDQYVVRSVDLALPPPPPPPPEPPPPPEEEVEQEQPELEQPPQQLDLSQLEAALNPGTGGAMGNFQLDSFAVQPDVAGELMIFSISDLDSRPRAIRQIPPQFPPAFIATGPKGVIRVRIMIDENGDVSVMEVVEATHQEVVQPVRQALVRWKFEAPRKGGEKVRAQYIQPIPYDFSQ
- a CDS encoding biopolymer transporter ExbD, with product MRRRRVFSGNSGGSDDINISPLIDMVFILLIFFIVTTVFVEETGIEVTKPQAASAIQLEKTSILIAISASGNVVYGGREIGPNGVRAVVRRLVQEDANIPVIIQADESVPTRLLVRVIDEAKLAGAVSVNISTQK
- a CDS encoding MotA/TolQ/ExbB proton channel family protein — protein: MDTSATGIVGETLHLWISGGWLMIPLVMIALFIYWTAFDAFFYFSANRFYKIPKSRLAEWVRNPLQAEGALRDIIEYSQDETVNTVQDVRARFEEIHNSYLSRIDRQRKFLFILIGVAPLMGLLGTVTGMLSTFQGLSTGSGTETVDLIAGGISEALITTQTGLIIAIPAYIIAFLVMKRRNEMEACLIAAETLTVQVYEKRSPKNV